Part of the Paracoccus sp. S3-43 genome, GTCGTCGCCAACGACGCCACCGTGAAGGGCGGCACCTATTACCCGCTATCGGTGAAAAAGCACCTGCGCGCGCAGGAGATCGCCCAGGAATGCCATCTGCCCTGCGTCTATCTGGTCGATTCGGGCGGCGCCAACCTGCCCAACCAGGACGAGGTCTTTCCCGACCGCGACCATTTCGGCCGCATCTTCTACAACCAGGCGCAGATGAGCGCCAAGGGCATCCCGCAGATCGCCGTGGTGATGGGTTCCTGCACGGCGGGCGGCGCCTATGTCCCGGCCATGTCCGACGTGACGATCATCGTGCGCGACCAGGGAACCATCTTCCTGGCCGGTCCGCCGCTGGTGAAGGCCGCGACCGGAGAGGTCGTGACCGCCGAGGATCTGGGCGGCGGCGACGTTCACACCCGCCTGTCCGGCGTGGCCGATTACCTGGCCGAGGATGACGCCCATGCCCTGGCCATGGCCCGCCGCGCCATCGCCAACCTGAACCGCCGGATGCCCGACACGGTGGCCTGGCAAACGCCCGAACCCCCGGCCCATGACCCCGAGGAGATCCTGGGCGTCGTCCCCGCCGACCTGCGCACCCCCTATGACATCCGCGAGGTGATCGCCCGCGTGGTGGACGGCTCGCGCTTCGACGAATTCAAGGCCCGCTTCGGCGAAACGCTGGTCACGGGCTTCGCCCATGTCGAGGGCTGCCCGGTCGGCATCGTCGCCAATAACGGCGTGCTGTTTTCCGAGGCCGCGCAGAAGGGCGCGCATTTCATCGAACTGTGTTCGCAGCGGTCCATCCCGCTGGTGTTCCTGCAAAACATCACCGGCTTCATGGTCGGGCGCAAATACGAAAACGAAGGCATCGCCCGGCACGGCGCCAAGATGGTGACGGCGGTGGCGACCACGAATGTCCCGAAGATCACCATGCTGGTCGGCGGCAGCTTCGGCGCGGGCAATTACGGCATGGCGGGCCGCGCCTATTCGCCGCGCTTCCTCTGGACCTGGCCCAACTCGCGCATCAGCGTGATGGGCGGCGAACAGGCGGCGGGGGTGCTGGCGACCGTGCGACGCGACGGCATCGAACGCGCCGGCGGCACCTGGACGGCCGAGGACGAGGCCGAATTCAAGCGCCCCACCATCGAGATGTTCGACCGCCAGTCCCACCCGCTCTACGCCTCGGCGCGGCTCTGGGACGACGGCATCATCGACCCCCGCAAGACCCGCGAGGTGCTGGCCCTGTCCCTGCGCGCCAGCCTGAACGCCCCCATTAAGCCGACGCGCTTCGGCCTGTTCCGAATGTAGGGCGCGGACATGCCTCTTTTGCCTTGGTCCAAATATCCCGCGGGGGTCCGGGGGCGCGAAGCCCCCGGCTTGGCCCGCCCCATCCAGGTGCCGCCATGTTCCAGAAAATCCTGATCGCCAACCGGGGCGAGATCGCCTGCCGCGTCATCGACACCGCCCGCAGGCTGGGGGTGCGCACGGTGGCGGTCTTTTCCGACGCCGACCGCGCCGCCCGCCATGTGGCCATGGCCGACGAGGCGGTCCATATCGGCGGGCCCGCGCCCAAGGACAGCTATCTGCGCGGCGATGCGATCATTCAGGCGGCGCTGGATACCGGCGCGCAGGCGATCCATCCGGGCTATGGCTTCCTGTCGGAAAACCCCGATTTCGTCGATGCGGTGACGGCGGCGGGGCTGGTCTTCATCGGTCCCTCGGCCCAGGCGATCCGCGCCATGGGGCTGAAGGACGCCGCCAAGGCGCTGATGGCCAAGGCAGGCGTGCCGGTCGTCCCCGGCTATCACGGCGAAAACCAGGATCCCGCGCATCTAAAGGCGCAGGCGGGCCAAGTCGGCTATCCGGTGCTGATCAAGGCCGTGGCGGGCGGCGGCGGCAAGGGGATGCGGCTGGTGGAACGCCCGCAGGACTTCGCCGCCGCCCTGCAATCGGCGCAGGGCGAGGCCGCGACCGCCTTCGGCAACCCCGCCGTGCTGATCGAGAAATACATCCAGCGCCCCCGCCATATCGAGGTTCAGGTCTTCGGCGACGGCACCCGCGCGGTTCACCTGTTCGAACGCGACTGTTCGCTGCAACGCCGCCACCAGAAGGTGATCGAGGAAGCCCCCGCCCCCGGCATGACCCCGGAAATGCGCGCCGCGATGGGCGGGGCCGCCGTCCGCGCGGCCGAGGCCATCGGTTACAGCGGCGCGGGCACCATCGAATTCATCGTGGACGGCAGCGGGGGCCTGCGCCCCGACGGCTTCTGGTTCATGGAGATGAACACCCGCCTGCAAGTCGAACATCCCGTGACCGAGGCGATCACCGGCATCGATCTGGTCGAATGGCAGTTGCGCGTCGCCTCGGGCGAGCCGCTGCCCGCGCGTCAGGAAGACCTGTCGATCGACGGCCACGCCTTCGAGGCGC contains:
- a CDS encoding carboxyl transferase domain-containing protein is translated as MKLTSSALTTSDSFRANRQAHLALIEVARQAALAAAAGGGPRAMERHTSRGKMPPRERVANLLDPGSPFLEIGATAAHGLYEDAAPGAGVIAGVGRVHGQDVMVVANDATVKGGTYYPLSVKKHLRAQEIAQECHLPCVYLVDSGGANLPNQDEVFPDRDHFGRIFYNQAQMSAKGIPQIAVVMGSCTAGGAYVPAMSDVTIIVRDQGTIFLAGPPLVKAATGEVVTAEDLGGGDVHTRLSGVADYLAEDDAHALAMARRAIANLNRRMPDTVAWQTPEPPAHDPEEILGVVPADLRTPYDIREVIARVVDGSRFDEFKARFGETLVTGFAHVEGCPVGIVANNGVLFSEAAQKGAHFIELCSQRSIPLVFLQNITGFMVGRKYENEGIARHGAKMVTAVATTNVPKITMLVGGSFGAGNYGMAGRAYSPRFLWTWPNSRISVMGGEQAAGVLATVRRDGIERAGGTWTAEDEAEFKRPTIEMFDRQSHPLYASARLWDDGIIDPRKTREVLALSLRASLNAPIKPTRFGLFRM
- a CDS encoding acetyl/propionyl/methylcrotonyl-CoA carboxylase subunit alpha, which produces MFQKILIANRGEIACRVIDTARRLGVRTVAVFSDADRAARHVAMADEAVHIGGPAPKDSYLRGDAIIQAALDTGAQAIHPGYGFLSENPDFVDAVTAAGLVFIGPSAQAIRAMGLKDAAKALMAKAGVPVVPGYHGENQDPAHLKAQAGQVGYPVLIKAVAGGGGKGMRLVERPQDFAAALQSAQGEAATAFGNPAVLIEKYIQRPRHIEVQVFGDGTRAVHLFERDCSLQRRHQKVIEEAPAPGMTPEMRAAMGGAAVRAAEAIGYSGAGTIEFIVDGSGGLRPDGFWFMEMNTRLQVEHPVTEAITGIDLVEWQLRVASGEPLPARQEDLSIDGHAFEARLYAEDVPAGFLPATGRLAHLRFPDGARIETGVRQGDTISPWYDPMIAKLVTWGPTRAIALRALEAALADTEVAGSVTNLDFLIALTRHDGFRAGDVDTGLIGRDLDALVAASEPQPAARALAVIGLAGLADPQVRGGTTLWQPLRRTIAWQDGEAVLEVLGPGAARVTLDGRPHEVRWQGDRWWVDGSLCRHRVTAHDSGVSVFGAGSLHLLPLDPLDRQADAGAGAALTLSPMPGLVKSVHVAAGQSVKAGDRLAVLEAMKMEHSLTAARDGVVAEVLASAGDQVEAGAPLIRLEDEDA